Proteins from a single region of Butyrivibrio fibrisolvens:
- the rpmD gene encoding 50S ribosomal protein L30, translating to MAAEKKLKITLIKSTIGAVPKQVATVKSMGFKKLNSSVVLPDNSATRGQIQQIRHLVKVEEM from the coding sequence ATGGCAGCAGAAAAGAAACTCAAAATCACATTGATTAAATCCACTATCGGTGCTGTGCCTAAGCAGGTAGCAACCGTTAAATCAATGGGATTTAAGAAACTTAACAGCAGTGTAGTTCTTCCGGATAACTCCGCTACAAGAGGACAGATCCAGCAGATCAGACACCTTGTTAAAGTTGAAGAAATGTAA
- the rpsE gene encoding 30S ribosomal protein S5, with product MKRTVVDASQLELTDKVVTIKRVTKVVKGGRNMKFTALVVVGDGNGHVGCGLGKATEIPDAIRKGKEAATKSLVTVALDENNSITHDFVGKFGSAEVLLKKSPEGTGIIAGGPARSVCELAGIKNIRTKSLGSNNKQNVVFATINGLSKLKTPEEVAKMRGKSVEEVNA from the coding sequence ATGAAACGTACAGTCGTTGATGCAAGTCAGCTTGAGTTAACAGATAAAGTCGTTACCATTAAAAGGGTTACCAAGGTAGTTAAGGGTGGCCGTAACATGAAATTTACAGCTCTTGTAGTTGTAGGTGATGGTAATGGACACGTAGGATGTGGTCTTGGTAAGGCTACAGAAATTCCGGATGCTATTCGTAAGGGTAAGGAAGCTGCAACAAAGTCACTTGTTACAGTTGCTCTTGATGAGAATAACTCCATTACACATGATTTCGTTGGTAAGTTCGGAAGTGCTGAAGTTCTTCTTAAGAAGAGCCCAGAAGGTACAGGTATCATCGCTGGTGGTCCTGCACGTTCCGTATGTGAACTTGCTGGTATCAAGAACATTCGTACAAAGTCTCTTGGTTCCAACAATAAGCAGAACGTTGTATTCGCTACAATCAACGGTCTCAGCAAGCTTAAGACTCCTGAGGAAGTTGCAAAGATGCGCGGCAAGTCTGTAGAAGAAGTTAATGCTTAA
- the rplR gene encoding 50S ribosomal protein L18 — translation MVKKESRQEIREKKHLKERKRYSGTAERPRLAVFRSNKNIYAQVIDDVAQKTLVSASTLEKDIKAELKNTDDVDAAAYVGDVVAKRALEKGIKAVVFDRAGYIYHGKVEALADAARKAGLEF, via the coding sequence ATGGTTAAGAAAGAATCCAGACAGGAAATTCGTGAAAAGAAGCACCTGAAGGAACGTAAACGCTACAGCGGCACTGCTGAGAGACCAAGACTTGCAGTGTTCAGAAGCAACAAGAACATCTACGCTCAGGTTATCGATGACGTAGCTCAGAAGACTCTTGTTTCTGCTTCTACTCTTGAAAAAGACATCAAGGCTGAGCTCAAGAACACCGATGATGTTGATGCAGCTGCATATGTTGGAGATGTAGTAGCTAAGAGAGCCCTTGAGAAGGGTATCAAGGCTGTTGTTTTCGACAGAGCAGGTTACATTTATCACGGTAAGGTTGAAGCCCTTGCTGATGCTGCCAGAAAAGCTGGCTTAGAATTCTAA
- the rplF gene encoding 50S ribosomal protein L6 produces MSRIGKMPIAIPDGVNITVAENNKVTVKGPKGELTRDFPAELSIEQKDGEIVITRPDDQKRTKALHGLTRALLNNMVTGVKDGFEKKLEVAGVGYRAAKKGKTLTLTLGYSHPVELEDPEGVESTVEGQIITVKGIDKEKVGQYAAIIREKRAPEPYKGKGIKYVDEVIRRKVGKTGKK; encoded by the coding sequence ATGTCACGAATCGGTAAAATGCCAATCGCAATCCCTGATGGAGTAAACATCACGGTTGCAGAAAATAACAAGGTGACTGTAAAAGGTCCTAAGGGAGAACTTACAAGAGATTTCCCTGCGGAGCTTTCAATCGAGCAGAAAGACGGCGAGATTGTTATAACAAGACCAGATGATCAGAAGAGAACAAAGGCTCTGCACGGACTTACAAGAGCACTTCTGAACAACATGGTAACAGGTGTTAAAGACGGATTTGAGAAGAAGCTCGAGGTTGCAGGTGTTGGTTACAGAGCTGCAAAGAAGGGCAAAACTCTCACACTTACTCTTGGATATTCTCATCCGGTAGAACTTGAAGATCCAGAAGGTGTTGAATCTACTGTTGAAGGTCAGATCATCACAGTTAAAGGTATCGACAAGGAAAAGGTTGGCCAGTACGCAGCAATCATCCGCGAGAAGAGAGCTCCTGAACCATATAAGGGCAAGGGAATCAAGTACGTTGATGAAGTAATCAGACGTAAAGTCGGTAAGACCGGTAAGAAGTAA
- the rpsH gene encoding 30S ribosomal protein S8 — MAMNDPIADMLTRIRNANTAKHDTVDVPSSKMKLAIANILLEEGYIKKLDVVDNKGFKDLHITLKYGADRNDKVITGIKRISKPGLRVYAGKDELPRVLGGLGIAIISTNQGVVTDKKARELQVGGEVLAFIW, encoded by the coding sequence ATGGCAATGAATGATCCTATTGCAGATATGCTTACAAGAATTCGTAACGCTAACACTGCTAAACATGATACTGTAGACGTTCCTTCATCAAAGATGAAGCTTGCAATCGCAAACATTCTTCTTGAGGAAGGTTATATCAAGAAGCTTGACGTTGTTGATAACAAGGGCTTCAAGGATCTCCACATCACACTTAAGTATGGTGCAGATCGTAACGATAAGGTTATCACAGGTATCAAGAGAATTTCCAAGCCTGGTCTTCGTGTATATGCTGGTAAGGATGAGCTTCCAAGAGTACTTGGCGGTCTCGGAATTGCTATCATTTCTACAAACCAGGGTGTTGTAACTGATAAGAAAGCAAGAGAGCTCCAGGTTGGTGGCGAAGTTCTTGCATTTATTTGGTAA
- a CDS encoding type Z 30S ribosomal protein S14: protein MAKLSMKRKQQMKPKFSTRAYTRCRICGRPHSVLRKYGICRICFRELAYKGEIPGVKKASW, encoded by the coding sequence ATGGCTAAATTATCCATGAAAAGAAAACAGCAGATGAAACCTAAGTTCTCAACAAGAGCTTATACACGTTGCAGAATCTGCGGTCGTCCTCATTCAGTTCTTAGAAAATACGGAATTTGCAGAATCTGCTTCCGTGAACTTGCATATAAGGGCGAGATCCCTGGCGTAAAGAAAGCCAGCTGGTAA
- the rplE gene encoding 50S ribosomal protein L5, with amino-acid sequence MSRYKDLYTNEIVDAMTKKFGYKNVMEVPKLDKIVVNMAVGEAKENAKVLENAAGDMEIITGQKPVLTKAKKSIANFKIREGQAIGCKVTLRGEKMYDFLDRLVNLALPRVRDFRGINPDSFDGRGNYALGIREQLIFPEIEYDKVDKTRGMDIIFTTTAKTDEEARELLRLFNMPFAK; translated from the coding sequence GTGAGCAGATATAAAGATTTATATACAAATGAAATCGTTGACGCTATGACAAAGAAGTTCGGCTACAAGAACGTTATGGAAGTTCCGAAGCTTGACAAGATCGTTGTTAACATGGCAGTTGGCGAAGCTAAAGAAAATGCTAAGGTTCTTGAGAACGCAGCTGGCGACATGGAAATTATCACAGGTCAGAAGCCCGTTCTTACAAAGGCTAAGAAGTCAATCGCTAACTTTAAGATCAGAGAGGGCCAGGCAATCGGTTGCAAGGTTACTCTTCGTGGCGAGAAGATGTATGATTTCCTGGATCGTCTCGTAAACCTGGCACTGCCTCGTGTACGTGACTTCCGCGGCATCAATCCTGATTCCTTTGACGGAAGAGGCAACTATGCTCTTGGTATTCGTGAACAGCTTATCTTCCCTGAAATCGAGTATGATAAGGTTGATAAGACAAGAGGAATGGACATTATCTTCACAACAACAGCAAAGACAGACGAAGAGGCTCGTGAGCTTCTCAGACTGTTCAACATGCCTTTCGCAAAGTAA
- the rplX gene encoding 50S ribosomal protein L24 yields the protein MAASRIKKGDTVRVIAGSYEDKGHEGKVLSVDAKNHRVVVEGINKVKKHQKPSMQNQNGGIVEVEAPIDISNVMLVVDGKTTRVGIKEERDENGKVVKKSRVAKATGEVIDVIYPSQKKN from the coding sequence ATGGCAGCAAGTAGAATTAAAAAGGGAGATACAGTTCGTGTTATCGCTGGCTCCTATGAAGACAAGGGTCATGAAGGTAAGGTTCTGTCCGTTGATGCTAAAAATCACAGAGTAGTTGTAGAAGGTATCAACAAGGTTAAAAAGCACCAGAAGCCTTCTATGCAGAATCAGAACGGCGGAATCGTAGAAGTTGAAGCTCCTATCGATATCTCCAACGTTATGCTCGTAGTTGACGGTAAGACAACACGCGTCGGCATCAAAGAAGAAAGAGACGAAAATGGCAAGGTTGTCAAGAAGTCTCGTGTTGCTAAGGCAACAGGCGAAGTTATCGACGTGATCTATCCGTCACAGAAGAAGAACTAA
- the rplN gene encoding 50S ribosomal protein L14 — protein sequence MIQQESRLNVADNTGAKELLCIRVMGGSTRRYARIGDVIVASVKDATPGGVVKKGDVVKAVVVRTVKETRRKDGSYIKFDENAAVVINDDGNPKGTRIFGPVARELRDKKYMKILSLAPEVL from the coding sequence ATGATTCAACAGGAAAGCAGACTTAATGTCGCTGATAATACTGGTGCAAAAGAACTGCTTTGCATTCGTGTTATGGGCGGATCTACAAGAAGATATGCGAGAATCGGTGATGTAATCGTTGCTTCTGTTAAAGATGCAACACCCGGTGGTGTTGTAAAAAAGGGTGACGTTGTTAAAGCCGTTGTTGTTCGTACAGTAAAGGAGACACGTCGTAAAGATGGTTCCTACATCAAGTTCGATGAGAACGCTGCTGTAGTAATCAACGATGACGGTAATCCAAAAGGAACACGTATATTTGGACCAGTTGCTAGAGAGCTTCGTGATAAGAAATACATGAAGATACTTTCTCTTGCACCTGAAGTATTATAA
- the rpsQ gene encoding 30S ribosomal protein S17, translating to MERNLRKTRVGKVTSDKMDKTITVSIEDHVKHPLYKKIVKKTYKLKAHDENNECHVGDTVKVMETRPLSKDKRWRLVSIIERAK from the coding sequence GTGGAAAGAAATCTTAGAAAAACACGTGTTGGTAAGGTTACAAGTGATAAGATGGACAAGACCATCACTGTTTCCATTGAAGACCATGTAAAACATCCTCTTTACAAGAAGATCGTTAAGAAAACATATAAGCTTAAAGCACATGACGAGAACAATGAGTGTCATGTTGGCGATACAGTAAAGGTCATGGAGACAAGACCACTTTCAAAAGATAAGAGATGGAGACTTGTTTCTATTATTGAACGCGCTAAATAA
- the rpmC gene encoding 50S ribosomal protein L29, producing MKTNAYVEELNKKDAKALNEELVSAKKELFNLRFQKATNQLDNTARINTVRKNIARIQTVITQKSKVAE from the coding sequence ATGAAAACTAATGCATATGTTGAAGAGCTTAATAAGAAGGATGCAAAGGCTCTTAATGAAGAGCTTGTTTCTGCAAAGAAGGAACTTTTCAATTTAAGATTCCAGAAGGCTACTAACCAGCTGGATAATACTGCAAGAATCAACACTGTTCGTAAGAACATTGCTAGAATTCAGACAGTAATCACACAGAAATCAAAAGTAGCTGAATAA
- the rplP gene encoding 50S ribosomal protein L16: MLMPKRVKHRKQFRGSMAHKATRGTTIAYGEYGIVALDPCWIRSNQIEAARVAMTRFTKRGGQVWIKIFPDKPVTAKPAETRMGSGKGTVEYWVSVVKPGRVMFEIGGVSEDDAREALRLAMHKLPCRCKIVSKADLEGGVSDEN; the protein is encoded by the coding sequence ATGTTAATGCCAAAGAGAGTTAAACACCGTAAACAGTTCCGTGGTTCTATGGCTCACAAAGCTACTCGCGGTACAACAATCGCTTACGGTGAATATGGAATAGTTGCCCTTGATCCTTGCTGGATCAGATCCAACCAGATCGAGGCTGCCCGTGTAGCTATGACACGTTTCACAAAGCGTGGTGGACAGGTTTGGATCAAAATATTCCCTGATAAGCCTGTTACAGCAAAGCCTGCTGAAACTCGAATGGGTTCAGGAAAGGGTACTGTAGAGTACTGGGTATCTGTAGTAAAGCCAGGTCGCGTAATGTTCGAGATCGGCGGTGTATCTGAAGATGATGCCAGAGAAGCACTTCGTCTTGCTATGCACAAGCTTCCTTGCCGCTGCAAGATCGTTTCCAAGGCTGATTTGGAAGGTGGTGTATCTGATGAAAACTAA
- the rpsC gene encoding 30S ribosomal protein S3, translated as MGQKVNPHGMRVGVIADWDSRWYAEEGAFADNLVEDYKIRKYLKKKLYAAGVSKIEIERASDRVKVIVFTAKPGVVIGKGGNEIEITKKELQKLTDKKVMVDIKEIKRPDRDAQLVAENIASQLENRVSFRRAMKSSMSRSMKAGVLGIKACCGGRLGGADIARKEFYSEGTIPLQTLRADIDYGFAEADTTYGKVGVKVWIYKGEVLPKKGPKADADKEGSDK; from the coding sequence ATGGGACAGAAAGTTAATCCGCATGGCATGAGAGTAGGCGTTATAGCTGACTGGGATTCCAGATGGTACGCTGAAGAGGGTGCATTTGCTGATAATCTTGTTGAAGATTACAAGATCAGAAAGTACCTTAAGAAAAAGTTATATGCTGCAGGTGTTTCCAAGATTGAGATCGAGAGAGCATCTGACAGAGTTAAGGTTATCGTTTTCACAGCTAAGCCTGGCGTTGTAATTGGTAAGGGCGGCAACGAAATCGAGATCACAAAGAAAGAGCTTCAGAAGCTTACAGATAAAAAAGTCATGGTTGATATCAAAGAGATTAAGAGACCTGACCGCGATGCTCAGCTTGTTGCAGAAAACATTGCTAGCCAGCTTGAGAACCGTGTATCTTTCAGAAGAGCTATGAAGTCTTCAATGTCAAGATCCATGAAGGCAGGCGTTCTTGGTATCAAGGCTTGCTGTGGTGGTCGTCTTGGTGGTGCTGATATTGCTCGTAAAGAGTTCTATAGCGAAGGAACAATCCCGCTTCAGACACTTAGAGCTGATATTGATTATGGTTTTGCAGAAGCAGATACAACCTATGGTAAGGTTGGTGTTAAGGTTTGGATCTACAAGGGAGAAGTTCTTCCTAAGAAAGGACCTAAAGCTGATGCTGACAAGGAAGGGAGCGATAAATAA
- the rplV gene encoding 50S ribosomal protein L22: MATEEKKKSRSQYKVERNRENRETRPHAKLTYARIPVQKACFVMDAIRGKDVTTALAILQYNPRYASSVIYKLLASAAANAEFQGKNRENLYIAECYANNGPIMKRIHPRAQGRAYRINKRMSNLSIILDER, translated from the coding sequence ATGGCAACAGAAGAAAAGAAGAAGTCCAGATCTCAATACAAAGTTGAGAGAAATAGAGAAAATAGAGAGACAAGACCACACGCTAAGCTTACATACGCTAGAATTCCTGTTCAGAAGGCATGCTTCGTTATGGACGCTATCCGTGGTAAAGATGTAACAACAGCTCTTGCTATCTTACAGTACAATCCAAGATATGCTTCAAGCGTTATCTATAAGCTCCTTGCAAGTGCTGCAGCTAACGCAGAATTCCAGGGTAAGAACCGTGAAAATCTGTACATTGCTGAGTGCTATGCTAACAATGGCCCTATCATGAAGAGAATTCATCCTAGAGCACAGGGCAGAGCTTACAGAATCAACAAGAGAATGAGCAACCTCAGCATCATTCTGGATGAGAGATAA
- the rpsS gene encoding 30S ribosomal protein S19, with amino-acid sequence MSRSLKKGPFADASLLKKIDAMNAQNEKQIIKTWSRRSTIFPSFVGHTIAVHDGRKHIPVYVTEDMVGHKLGEFVQTRTFRGHAGNEKKTGAR; translated from the coding sequence ATGTCAAGATCACTTAAAAAGGGACCTTTCGCTGATGCAAGTCTCTTAAAGAAAATAGATGCTATGAACGCACAGAACGAAAAGCAGATCATCAAGACCTGGTCACGTCGTTCAACGATCTTCCCTTCATTCGTAGGGCATACGATCGCAGTTCACGACGGAAGAAAGCACATCCCGGTATATGTAACTGAGGATATGGTTGGCCATAAGCTTGGTGAGTTCGTTCAGACCAGAACTTTCCGCGGCCACGCAGGCAACGAGAAAAAGACAGGTGCCAGATAA
- the rplB gene encoding 50S ribosomal protein L2: protein MGIKKYGPYTPSRRNMTGSDFAEITKKTPEKKLLVSKNSIAGRNNQGKITVRHKGCGGRVKYRLIDFKRNKDDMPAKVIGIEYDPNRTANIALICYADGTKSYILAPAGLTDGMTVMNGANAEIRVGNCLPLSAIPVGTEVHNIELYPGKGGQLVRSAGNSAQLMAKGEKYATLRLPSGEMRMVPIECRATIGEVGNIEHNLINYGKAGRIRHMGIRPTVRGSVMNPNDHPHGGGEGKAPVGRPGPCTPWGKPALGYKTRKSKKASNKLIVRRRNGKAIK from the coding sequence ATGGGAATTAAGAAGTATGGTCCTTATACCCCATCCAGAAGAAACATGACTGGTTCTGATTTCGCTGAAATCACAAAGAAGACTCCTGAGAAGAAGCTTCTTGTTTCAAAGAACAGCATTGCTGGACGTAATAACCAGGGTAAGATCACAGTTAGACACAAAGGTTGCGGCGGTAGAGTTAAATACAGACTCATCGACTTCAAGAGAAATAAAGATGATATGCCTGCAAAGGTTATCGGTATCGAGTACGATCCTAACCGTACAGCTAACATCGCTCTTATCTGCTACGCAGATGGAACAAAGTCATACATCCTTGCTCCTGCAGGTCTTACAGATGGCATGACAGTTATGAACGGTGCTAACGCAGAAATCCGTGTTGGTAACTGCCTTCCACTTTCAGCTATTCCTGTAGGTACAGAAGTTCACAACATCGAGCTTTATCCTGGAAAGGGTGGTCAGCTTGTTCGTTCAGCTGGTAACTCTGCACAGCTTATGGCTAAGGGTGAGAAGTATGCTACACTTCGTCTTCCTTCTGGTGAGATGAGAATGGTTCCGATCGAGTGCCGTGCAACAATCGGTGAAGTTGGAAACATTGAACACAACCTTATCAATTATGGTAAGGCAGGCCGTATTCGTCACATGGGTATTCGTCCTACAGTTCGTGGTTCTGTTATGAACCCTAACGATCACCCACACGGTGGTGGTGAAGGTAAGGCTCCGGTAGGTCGTCCGGGTCCATGCACACCTTGGGGCAAGCCTGCTCTTGGTTATAAGACACGTAAGTCCAAGAAGGCTTCTAACAAGCTCATCGTAAGAAGAAGAAACGGTAAAGCCATCAAATAA
- the rplW gene encoding 50S ribosomal protein L23 translates to MAALEYYDIILKPVLTEKSMNLMGDKKYTFLVNPQANKTQIKEAVEKMFEGTKVAKVNTLNADGTKRRRGQAVGFTAKTKKAVVTLTEDSKDIEIFQGL, encoded by the coding sequence ATGGCAGCACTCGAATATTATGACATTATCCTGAAGCCCGTTCTGACTGAGAAGTCAATGAACCTTATGGGCGATAAGAAATACACATTCCTTGTTAATCCTCAGGCTAACAAGACTCAGATCAAGGAAGCTGTAGAAAAGATGTTCGAAGGTACAAAGGTTGCTAAGGTTAACACACTTAACGCTGATGGTACTAAGAGAAGAAGAGGTCAGGCAGTTGGTTTCACAGCTAAGACAAAGAAGGCTGTTGTAACTCTGACAGAAGATTCTAAAGACATCGAGATTTTCCAGGGACTCTAA
- the rplD gene encoding 50S ribosomal protein L4: MANVSVLNMEGKEVGKIDLNDAVFGVDVNEHLVHLAVVQYLANNRQGTQKAKTRSEVSGGGRKPWRQKGTGHARQGSTRSPQWTGGGVVFAPVPRDYSFKMNKKEKQAALKSALTDKVESGNIVVLDELKFDEIKTKKFAEVMANINVDRKALVVLADNDQNVVLSARNFAQAKTMQANLLNVYDIVNAKTLVLTKDAVSKIEEVYA, translated from the coding sequence ATGGCTAACGTATCTGTTTTAAATATGGAAGGTAAAGAAGTTGGCAAGATCGACCTGAACGATGCAGTTTTCGGTGTTGATGTCAACGAGCACCTTGTACACCTTGCAGTTGTTCAGTATCTTGCTAACAACCGTCAGGGCACACAGAAAGCAAAGACTCGTTCCGAAGTTTCCGGAGGTGGCAGAAAGCCATGGAGACAGAAGGGAACAGGTCATGCTAGACAGGGTTCAACAAGATCTCCTCAGTGGACAGGCGGCGGTGTTGTATTCGCTCCAGTTCCAAGAGATTATTCCTTCAAGATGAACAAGAAGGAGAAGCAGGCAGCCCTTAAGTCCGCTCTTACAGATAAGGTAGAAAGCGGCAATATCGTAGTTCTTGATGAGCTTAAGTTCGATGAGATCAAGACAAAGAAGTTCGCTGAAGTTATGGCAAACATCAATGTAGACCGTAAGGCACTTGTTGTTCTTGCTGATAACGATCAGAACGTTGTTCTTTCAGCTCGTAACTTTGCTCAGGCTAAGACAATGCAGGCAAACTTACTTAACGTTTACGATATCGTAAATGCAAAGACACTGGTTCTTACTAAGGACGCAGTAAGCAAAATCGAGGAGGTGTACGCATAA
- the rplC gene encoding 50S ribosomal protein L3, producing the protein MKKAILATKVGMTQIFKEDGSLVPVTVLQAGPCVVTQIKTQENDGYSAVQVGFVDKKEKNYESGKVWHRHGVNKAEAGHFKKAGVTSKRYVRELKLENAADYQLGAEIKADIFADGDKIDATAISKGKGFQGAIKKNGQHRGPMAHGSKFHRHQGSNGSSSDPSRVFKGKGMPGHMGAVRVTVQNLEVVKVDAEKNLILVKGAVPGPKKGLVTIKETTRVEA; encoded by the coding sequence ATGAAGAAGGCTATTTTAGCTACTAAGGTCGGAATGACCCAGATCTTCAAAGAAGACGGTTCACTTGTTCCTGTAACAGTACTTCAGGCTGGACCGTGCGTAGTAACACAGATCAAGACACAGGAAAACGATGGTTATTCTGCTGTTCAGGTTGGTTTCGTAGATAAGAAAGAAAAGAACTACGAATCTGGCAAGGTTTGGCACAGACATGGCGTAAACAAGGCTGAGGCTGGTCACTTCAAAAAGGCTGGTGTAACATCCAAGAGATACGTCAGAGAGCTTAAACTTGAGAACGCAGCTGATTATCAGCTTGGTGCAGAGATCAAGGCTGACATCTTCGCAGATGGAGACAAGATCGATGCAACAGCTATCTCAAAGGGTAAAGGTTTCCAGGGCGCCATCAAGAAGAATGGTCAGCACAGAGGACCTATGGCTCACGGTTCTAAGTTCCATCGTCATCAGGGTTCTAACGGTTCAAGTTCTGATCCTAGCCGTGTATTCAAGGGCAAAGGTATGCCTGGTCACATGGGCGCTGTAAGAGTTACAGTTCAGAACCTTGAAGTAGTAAAGGTAGACGCTGAGAAGAATCTCATTCTTGTTAAAGGCGCTGTACCAGGACCTAAGAAGGGCCTTGTTACTATCAAAGAAACAACAAGAGTTGAGGCATAA
- the rpsJ gene encoding 30S ribosomal protein S10, whose protein sequence is MANQVMRITLKAYDHQLVDASAKKIIETVKKNGSQVSGPVPLPTKKEVVTILRAVHKYKDSREQFEQRTHKRLIDIITPTPKTVDALQRLEMPAGVYINIKMK, encoded by the coding sequence ATGGCAAATCAGGTAATGAGGATTACTCTTAAGGCATATGATCATCAGTTAGTTGATGCATCTGCTAAGAAGATCATCGAGACAGTCAAGAAGAACGGATCTCAGGTTTCAGGACCAGTTCCGCTTCCTACTAAGAAGGAAGTAGTAACAATTCTTCGTGCTGTACACAAGTACAAGGATTCCAGAGAACAGTTCGAGCAGAGAACACATAAGAGACTGATCGATATCATCACACCTACACCTAAAACAGTTGATGCACTGCAGAGACTTGAAATGCCTGCAGGCGTTTACATCAACATCAAGATGAAATAA
- a CDS encoding class I SAM-dependent methyltransferase, with the protein MWLAENWKDYEVLDTSDGEKLERWGKYQLVRPDPQVIWNTEKKLPGWRKPNGHYHRSNKGGGEWEFNSLPEEWTINYNSLTFHLKPFSFKHTGLFPEQAANWDWFSKLIRESGRDIKVLNLFAYTGGATVSAAAAGASVTHVDASKGMVTWAKENAASSGLADASIRWLVDDCSKFVQREIRRGNKYDAIIMDPPSYGRGPKGEIWKIEESIYPFIELCSQVLSDNPLFFLINSYTTGLQPAVLSYMLHTVLDPIHKGKIEADEVGLPVSSNGLVLPCGASGRWTAL; encoded by the coding sequence ATGTGGCTTGCAGAAAATTGGAAAGATTATGAAGTTTTAGATACATCAGATGGCGAGAAGCTCGAGCGCTGGGGCAAGTACCAACTTGTTCGTCCGGATCCTCAGGTCATCTGGAATACAGAGAAAAAGCTTCCCGGCTGGAGAAAACCTAACGGTCATTATCATAGAAGCAATAAAGGCGGAGGTGAATGGGAATTTAATTCTCTTCCTGAAGAATGGACTATCAACTATAACTCACTTACCTTCCATCTTAAACCCTTCAGCTTCAAGCATACTGGTCTTTTCCCTGAACAGGCTGCAAACTGGGACTGGTTTTCAAAGCTTATAAGAGAATCCGGTCGTGATATTAAAGTTCTCAATCTTTTTGCTTATACCGGTGGAGCTACTGTTTCTGCTGCTGCAGCCGGTGCATCAGTAACTCACGTTGATGCAAGTAAAGGTATGGTTACCTGGGCAAAAGAAAATGCAGCTTCATCAGGACTTGCAGATGCAAGCATAAGATGGCTTGTAGATGACTGTTCCAAATTTGTTCAGCGCGAGATTCGCCGCGGCAATAAATATGATGCGATCATCATGGATCCTCCTTCATATGGTAGAGGACCAAAAGGTGAGATCTGGAAAATCGAGGAAAGCATATATCCATTCATTGAACTTTGCTCACAGGTTCTTTCAGATAATCCTCTCTTCTTTTTGATCAACTCATATACAACAGGCCTTCAGCCGGCAGTTCTTTCATATATGCTTCATACTGTTCTTGATCCTATTCATAAAGGAAAGATCGAAGCTGATGAAGTTGGACTTCCTGTATCTTCTAATGGATTGGTACTTCCTTGCGGTGCCAGCGGAAGATGGACTGCTTTATAA